From a region of the Ficedula albicollis isolate OC2 chromosome 1A, FicAlb1.5, whole genome shotgun sequence genome:
- the DNAJB9 gene encoding dnaJ homolog subfamily B member 9, giving the protein MATTQSVFTFALCILMITELILATESYYDILGVPKNASDRQIKKAFHKLAMKYHPDKNKSPGAEAKFREIAEAYETLSDENKRREYDQLGRHGGRGSNGSPFHQSFNFNFDDLFKDFDLFSQNSRSKKHFENHFRSHREAHNRQRRSFQEFSFGGGLFDDVFENMEKMFSFSDFENAHRHAVRTDARFHGSSKHCRTVTQRRGNMVTTYTDCSGQ; this is encoded by the exons ATGGCCACTACACAATCTGTCTTCACATTTGCTCTCTGCATTTTAATGATAACTGAATTAATACTGGCTACAGAGAGCTATTATGATATCTTAGGAGTTCCAAAAAATGCATCTGACCGCCAGATTAAGAAGGCATTTCACAAGCTGGCTATGAAATATCACCCAGACAAAAATAAGAGTCCGGGAGCAGAAGCAAAATTTAGAGAAATTGCTGAAG cATATGAAACTTTGTCAGATGAGAATAAACGAAGAGAATATGATCAGCTTGGCCGTCATGGAGGAAGAGGAAGTAATGGAAGCCCGTTCCATCAGTCATTTAATTTCAACTTTGACGATCTGTTCAAAGACTTTGACCTATTTAGTCAAAACTCACGGTCGaaaaagcactttgaaaatCACTTCCGAAGTCATCGGGAGGCTCATAATCGGCAAAGACGTTCTTTTCAAGAGTTTTCTTTTGGAGGTGGACTGTTTGATGATGTGtttgaaaatatggaaaagatgTTTTCATTCAGTGACTTTGAAAATGCACACAGACACGCGGTGCGAACTGATGCCAGGTTTCATGGATCCAGCAAGCACTGCAGGACTGTCACTCAGAGACGAGGAAACATGGTTACCACATACACTGACTGTTCTGGACAAtaa
- the THAP5 gene encoding THAP domain-containing protein 5 isoform X1, whose amino-acid sequence MPRYCAATRCKNRGGQSAKDQRKLSFYPFPLHDKERLEKWLRNMKRDSWTPSKHQLLCSDHFTPDSLDVRWGIRYLKNTAVPTIFSSPDDEEKDSSQNTPQQVQKEHQEQTNVVSEKVCVPLEPCTPKKNSVIAQNVDEKGEVVCSTALSKPLQIQNLQLPNEGGFLADSVILDSSSKQYIHQPNPVLMTAAVQSMEATSVQTSVEDSGGCTATVLQFTDPDYSNSSLKLDSALGLVTDYAVENSVPHVVCSGDVQTSEDAVLLSTVTQTIEQFSGSEESVIAIIMPAENPEEPERVNSSFLPVSEEFLDIEETEVIEYDRNEILQTEHSYCRQDIDREHLWQNISKLHSKITLLEMQEVKTLGRLRSLEALIRQLKQENLLSEEKLKMVENYFTTLEVTMIQ is encoded by the exons ATGCCGCGGTACTGCGCCGCCACCCGCTGCAAGAACCGCGGCGGCCAGAGCGCCAAGGACCAGCGCAAGCTCAGCTTCTACCC gTTTCCACTTCACGATAAAGAGAGGCTTGAGAAGTGGTTGCGGAATATGAAGCGAGATTCATGGACTCCAAGTAagcaccagctgctctgcagtgaccaTTTTACCCCCGATTCCCTGGATGTGCGATGGGGGATACGCTACTTGAAAAATACTGCTGTGCCAACTATTTTCTCCTCCCCAGATGATGAG gaAAAAGATTCTTCTCAGAACACTCCACAACAGGTACAGAAAGAACACCAGGAACAAACGAATGTTGTGTCAGAGAAAGTATGTGTGCCACTTGAACCTTGTACaccaaagaaaaattctgtgattGCACAAAATGTAGATGAAAAAGGTGAAGTGGTTTGTTCAACTGCACTGAGTAAACCTTTACAAATTCAAAACCTGCAGCTTCCAAATGAAGGTGGCTTTCTGGCAGACAGTGTCATTCTTGACAGTTCATCTAAGCAGTACATACATCAGCCTAATCCTGTTTTAATGACAGCAGCAGTCCAGAGCATGGAAGCTACCAGTGTTCAAACTTCTGTAGAGGATTCAGGAGGTTGTACAGCTACAGTCCTGCAGTTTACAGACCCTGACTACTCAAATTCATCTCTGAAACTGGACAGTGCCTTAGGGTTGGTTACTGACTATGCAGTTGAAAATTCTGTCCCTCACGTGGTCTGTTCTGGTGACGTGCAGACAAGTGAAGATGCGGTTCTACTGAGTACAGTCACACAAACTATTGAACAGTTCAGTGGAAGTGAAGAGTCTGTCATTGCTATTATTATGCCGGCTGAGAATCCAGAAGAGCCTGAAAGAGTAAATAGTTCTTTCCTGCCTGTTAGTGAAGAGTTTCTTGACATTGAGGAGACAGAAGTGATTGAATATGACAGAAATGAAATACTGCAGACTGAGCATTCATACTGCAGACAAGACATAGACAGAGAGCACCTttggcaaaatatttcaaaactccACTCTAAGATAACTTTACTTGAAATGCAGGAAGTAAAAACTTTGGGGAGACTCAGGTCGTTGGAAGCTCTTATTAGACAATTGAAGCAAGAAAACctgctttctgaagaaaagctgaagatgGTAGAAAACTACTTTACAACACTTGAAGTGACTATGATTCAGTAA
- the THAP5 gene encoding THAP domain-containing protein 5 isoform X2 has product MKRDSWTPSKHQLLCSDHFTPDSLDVRWGIRYLKNTAVPTIFSSPDDEEKDSSQNTPQQVQKEHQEQTNVVSEKVCVPLEPCTPKKNSVIAQNVDEKGEVVCSTALSKPLQIQNLQLPNEGGFLADSVILDSSSKQYIHQPNPVLMTAAVQSMEATSVQTSVEDSGGCTATVLQFTDPDYSNSSLKLDSALGLVTDYAVENSVPHVVCSGDVQTSEDAVLLSTVTQTIEQFSGSEESVIAIIMPAENPEEPERVNSSFLPVSEEFLDIEETEVIEYDRNEILQTEHSYCRQDIDREHLWQNISKLHSKITLLEMQEVKTLGRLRSLEALIRQLKQENLLSEEKLKMVENYFTTLEVTMIQ; this is encoded by the exons ATGAAGCGAGATTCATGGACTCCAAGTAagcaccagctgctctgcagtgaccaTTTTACCCCCGATTCCCTGGATGTGCGATGGGGGATACGCTACTTGAAAAATACTGCTGTGCCAACTATTTTCTCCTCCCCAGATGATGAG gaAAAAGATTCTTCTCAGAACACTCCACAACAGGTACAGAAAGAACACCAGGAACAAACGAATGTTGTGTCAGAGAAAGTATGTGTGCCACTTGAACCTTGTACaccaaagaaaaattctgtgattGCACAAAATGTAGATGAAAAAGGTGAAGTGGTTTGTTCAACTGCACTGAGTAAACCTTTACAAATTCAAAACCTGCAGCTTCCAAATGAAGGTGGCTTTCTGGCAGACAGTGTCATTCTTGACAGTTCATCTAAGCAGTACATACATCAGCCTAATCCTGTTTTAATGACAGCAGCAGTCCAGAGCATGGAAGCTACCAGTGTTCAAACTTCTGTAGAGGATTCAGGAGGTTGTACAGCTACAGTCCTGCAGTTTACAGACCCTGACTACTCAAATTCATCTCTGAAACTGGACAGTGCCTTAGGGTTGGTTACTGACTATGCAGTTGAAAATTCTGTCCCTCACGTGGTCTGTTCTGGTGACGTGCAGACAAGTGAAGATGCGGTTCTACTGAGTACAGTCACACAAACTATTGAACAGTTCAGTGGAAGTGAAGAGTCTGTCATTGCTATTATTATGCCGGCTGAGAATCCAGAAGAGCCTGAAAGAGTAAATAGTTCTTTCCTGCCTGTTAGTGAAGAGTTTCTTGACATTGAGGAGACAGAAGTGATTGAATATGACAGAAATGAAATACTGCAGACTGAGCATTCATACTGCAGACAAGACATAGACAGAGAGCACCTttggcaaaatatttcaaaactccACTCTAAGATAACTTTACTTGAAATGCAGGAAGTAAAAACTTTGGGGAGACTCAGGTCGTTGGAAGCTCTTATTAGACAATTGAAGCAAGAAAACctgctttctgaagaaaagctgaagatgGTAGAAAACTACTTTACAACACTTGAAGTGACTATGATTCAGTAA